The Magnetospirillum sp. genome includes a region encoding these proteins:
- a CDS encoding glucose-6-phosphate isomerase — protein MSFPYTQDLRHCFEPSLRAHDLARTAPTLARLKAAVGSGQYAFLDQPDRRDDLAAIREAAARFDGFDTILLLGTGGSSLGARTLAALVDGGLGLWNRGGRRLVVAENVDPFGFEKLLAAVDLKSTGVLAISKSGGTAETLAQLHALLPHLAASVGAAKIAKHVTIVTEPTDNALRRIADRFALPTLPHPPTLGGRYSVLSAVGLLPACLLGLDIEALRAGAAQARDAALVEPETSLPAHGAALAVALAAQGQTQTVFCAYADILGPFGQWYAQLWAESLGKGGKGTTPLRAVGTVDQHSQLQLWLDGPADKLFTIVSQTSRDKGPRYDAAILADPALGYLAGRTMGDILDVAARATAETLARRGRPVRLMHVDTLDETSLGALLMHFMLETVIAADLFGIEPYEQPAVEEGKILARRYLQGMAPQGSDAP, from the coding sequence ATGTCCTTCCCCTATACCCAAGATCTGCGCCATTGCTTCGAGCCGTCGCTGCGCGCGCACGATCTTGCGCGCACCGCCCCCACGCTTGCGCGCCTGAAGGCGGCGGTGGGCTCGGGCCAATACGCATTCCTCGACCAGCCGGACCGCCGCGACGATCTTGCCGCCATCCGCGAAGCGGCAGCGCGTTTCGATGGCTTCGACACGATCCTGCTGCTGGGGACTGGCGGGTCGAGTCTGGGCGCGCGCACGCTTGCAGCCCTCGTCGATGGCGGGCTCGGCCTGTGGAATCGCGGCGGCAGGCGCCTTGTCGTCGCCGAAAACGTCGATCCGTTTGGCTTCGAGAAGTTGCTCGCCGCCGTCGATCTCAAATCGACCGGCGTGCTTGCGATTTCCAAATCCGGCGGAACGGCCGAAACCTTGGCGCAGCTTCATGCGCTGCTGCCGCATCTTGCGGCAAGTGTGGGTGCCGCGAAAATCGCCAAGCACGTCACGATCGTGACCGAGCCGACCGACAATGCGCTGCGCCGCATCGCGGATCGTTTTGCGCTGCCCACGCTGCCGCATCCGCCGACTTTGGGCGGGCGCTATTCGGTGCTGTCGGCGGTGGGCCTGTTGCCCGCCTGCCTGCTCGGGCTCGATATCGAAGCGCTGCGCGCCGGTGCGGCCCAAGCGCGCGATGCCGCACTCGTCGAACCCGAAACCTCGCTGCCTGCCCACGGGGCCGCCCTTGCGGTCGCCCTTGCCGCACAAGGCCAAACGCAGACCGTGTTCTGCGCCTATGCCGATATACTCGGACCCTTCGGCCAATGGTACGCGCAGCTCTGGGCCGAAAGTCTCGGCAAAGGCGGCAAGGGCACCACGCCTTTGCGCGCGGTCGGCACGGTCGACCAGCACAGCCAATTGCAATTGTGGCTCGACGGCCCGGCCGACAAGCTCTTCACCATCGTGAGCCAGACGAGCCGCGACAAAGGTCCGCGCTACGATGCGGCAATCCTCGCCGATCCGGCGCTCGGCTATCTTGCCGGGCGCACGATGGGCGACATTCTCGACGTCGCCGCGCGCGCCACGGCCGAAACACTCGCCCGCCGCGGCCGGCCCGTGCGGCTGATGCATGTCGACACTTTGGACGAAACCAGTCTCGGCGCGTTGCTGATGCATTTCATGCTCGAAACCGTGATCGCCGCCGACCTGTTCGGCATCGAGCCCTACGAGCAGCCGGCCGTCGAAGAAGGCAAGATCCTGGCGCGCCGCTATCTGCAGGGCATGGCCCCGCAAGGATCCGACGCGCCGTGA
- a CDS encoding pitrilysin family protein, with amino-acid sequence MRRFVAAIALLLLAAGVSPAHAQGQRIEAVRSPGGIEAWLVRDNSLPLLAIEFSWRGGSAQDPAGQEGLTALMADMLTQGAGTRDQQAFSAELENRSIALGFSAGLDTVQGSLRVLSRDKTLGITLLAEALSQPRFDSEQVERLRANVLASLSREETNPETLARRAFARAAFGEHVYARPTRGTPESVKTLATADMRAQLARLLARDNLVVAAVGDTTPEELGALLDRAFGGLPQAARLVPVVPISIGGAGKTFVIPRPGSQTYALFGHQGVGRDDPDLFAATVVNYILGGGGFNSRLMLSVRERAGLTYGIGTGLAIFDAAALVQGSTSSDNRTLARALDMVRAEWAQMGKDGPSEDELQGAKDFLTGSYPLQFDGSSRIARLMVSARLDGRGRDWFEERQRRVRAVTLADAKRVAARLFDPAKLLVVAVGEPAGLTATE; translated from the coding sequence ATGCGTCGTTTTGTTGCCGCGATAGCACTGCTGCTGTTGGCCGCCGGCGTTTCGCCCGCCCATGCGCAAGGCCAGCGCATCGAGGCGGTGCGCAGCCCGGGCGGCATCGAGGCTTGGCTCGTGCGCGACAATTCGCTGCCGCTGCTGGCGATCGAATTTTCGTGGCGCGGCGGCTCGGCCCAGGATCCCGCAGGCCAAGAGGGCCTCACGGCGCTGATGGCCGACATGCTCACGCAAGGGGCAGGGACCCGCGACCAGCAGGCTTTTTCGGCCGAGCTCGAAAACCGCTCGATCGCGCTTGGCTTCTCGGCCGGTCTCGATACGGTGCAAGGCAGTCTGCGCGTGCTGTCGCGCGACAAGACGCTCGGCATCACGCTGTTGGCCGAAGCGCTCAGCCAACCGCGCTTCGATTCCGAACAGGTCGAGCGCCTGCGCGCCAACGTGCTTGCCAGCCTGTCGCGCGAGGAAACCAACCCCGAAACACTCGCGCGCCGCGCCTTTGCGCGCGCCGCTTTCGGCGAGCATGTCTATGCTAGGCCCACACGCGGCACGCCCGAAAGCGTGAAGACGCTGGCGACCGCCGACATGCGCGCGCAATTGGCGCGCTTGCTGGCGCGCGACAATCTCGTGGTTGCCGCCGTCGGTGACACCACGCCCGAAGAACTCGGCGCATTGCTCGACCGCGCATTCGGCGGCCTGCCGCAGGCGGCGCGCTTGGTGCCCGTCGTGCCGATCTCGATCGGCGGCGCGGGCAAAACTTTCGTGATCCCGCGTCCCGGCAGCCAGACCTATGCGCTGTTCGGCCATCAGGGCGTGGGCCGCGACGATCCGGATCTGTTTGCCGCCACGGTCGTGAACTACATCCTCGGCGGCGGCGGTTTCAACTCGCGCCTCATGCTGTCGGTGCGCGAGCGCGCAGGCCTCACCTACGGGATCGGCACGGGGCTGGCGATATTCGACGCGGCTGCGCTCGTGCAAGGCTCGACCTCGTCCGACAACCGCACGCTGGCGCGCGCCCTCGACATGGTGCGCGCCGAATGGGCCCAAATGGGCAAAGACGGCCCGAGCGAAGACGAGCTGCAGGGAGCGAAGGACTTTCTGACCGGCTCGTACCCGCTGCAGTTCGACGGTTCTTCGCGCATTGCGCGCCTGATGGTCAGTGCCCGCCTCGACGGGCGCGGGCGCGACTGGTTCGAAGAGCGCCAGCGCCGCGTGCGCGCGGTCACGCTCGCCGACGCCAAACGCGTCGCCGCCCGCCTGTTCGACCCCGCAAAATTGCTGGTCGTGGCGGTCGGCGAGCCGGCCGGTTTGACCGCCACCGAATAG
- a CDS encoding pitrilysin family protein: MRRLAAVVAAFLAVAAAMPAHAQVFSPKTFELANGLQVVVVENHRAPVVVQMVWYKAGAADEVQGKSGIAHFLEHLMFKGTKDVPPGEFSRRVARLGGRDNAFTGWDYTAYFQNVASDRLESVMQLEADRMANLVLSEAEVAPERDVIVEERRQVVDQRPAAKLREQTSAALFVNHPYGRPIIGWEHEMQGLTRQDALDWYARWYAPNNAMLVIAGDVSADAVRVLAERYYGSIPRKELPQRVRAQEPPPLAARRVELRDVRVRQPSWSRSWLAPSHAASFGGVGRDQTDALDLAAELLGGAASSRLVRALVHDKSLATGISAFYDPTSLDPTSFTVSASPRPGVELAALESAIEAVLRETLAGGFGDAEVAQAKTRLADSAILVRDSAQAGARAFGAAFATGRDVAWVQSWPTRLAAVTTAEVNAALRAILGSDAHVTSVLLPKPGS; the protein is encoded by the coding sequence ATGCGGCGCCTTGCCGCGGTTGTGGCGGCGTTTTTGGCCGTGGCCGCAGCCATGCCTGCGCACGCCCAGGTTTTTTCGCCGAAAACCTTCGAGCTTGCCAATGGCCTGCAGGTCGTGGTCGTCGAAAACCACCGCGCCCCCGTCGTCGTGCAGATGGTCTGGTACAAGGCCGGTGCCGCTGACGAGGTGCAGGGCAAATCCGGCATTGCGCATTTCCTCGAACATCTGATGTTCAAGGGCACCAAAGACGTGCCGCCCGGCGAATTCAGCCGGCGCGTGGCGCGGCTCGGCGGGCGCGACAACGCGTTCACAGGCTGGGACTACACCGCCTATTTCCAGAACGTCGCCAGCGACCGGCTCGAAAGCGTGATGCAGCTCGAAGCCGACCGCATGGCCAATCTCGTGCTGTCGGAAGCCGAAGTCGCACCCGAGCGCGACGTGATCGTCGAAGAGCGCCGCCAGGTCGTGGACCAGCGCCCGGCCGCCAAGCTGCGCGAGCAGACGTCCGCGGCCCTGTTCGTGAACCATCCTTACGGCCGGCCGATCATCGGCTGGGAACACGAGATGCAAGGCCTTACGCGCCAGGACGCGCTCGACTGGTACGCGCGTTGGTACGCGCCCAACAACGCGATGCTCGTGATCGCGGGCGACGTTTCGGCCGACGCCGTGCGCGTGCTGGCCGAGCGCTATTACGGTTCCATTCCGCGCAAGGAACTGCCGCAGCGCGTGCGTGCGCAAGAGCCGCCGCCGCTTGCTGCAAGGCGCGTCGAGCTGCGCGATGTGCGCGTGCGTCAGCCCTCGTGGTCGCGCAGCTGGCTTGCCCCCTCGCATGCGGCGTCGTTCGGCGGTGTGGGCCGCGACCAGACCGATGCGCTCGATCTTGCCGCCGAACTGCTCGGCGGGGCCGCCTCGAGCCGCCTCGTGCGGGCACTTGTGCACGACAAGTCGCTTGCGACCGGCATTTCCGCTTTCTACGACCCCACCTCGCTCGATCCGACGAGCTTCACCGTGTCGGCAAGCCCGCGCCCCGGTGTGGAACTTGCCGCACTCGAGTCCGCGATCGAAGCCGTGCTGCGCGAAACGCTTGCGGGCGGCTTCGGCGACGCGGAAGTGGCGCAAGCCAAAACGCGTTTGGCCGATTCCGCGATCCTCGTGCGCGATTCCGCGCAAGCGGGTGCACGCGCCTTCGGAGCGGCGTTCGCCACGGGCCGCGACGTCGCTTGGGTCCAATCTTGGCCAACGCGCCTTGCGGCCGTCACGACTGCCGAGGTCAATGCGGCCTTGCGCGCGATCCTGGGCAGCGATGCGCACGTGACGTCCGTGCTGCTGCCCAAGCCGGGCTCGTGA
- a CDS encoding DUF3035 domain-containing protein gives MNHHRSKSRLATTSVLLVAALGLGACADTRKAIGWDKATPDEFRVVTRAPLTLPPDFGLRPPAPGAARPQEQSPQDAARAAIFGPERGTATSASTANSALSASEQALLNRTGGDRAEASIRETIEREAQSLAEADQTFVDRLVFWQTTPSASSATVDPAREAQRLREAQATGRSANDGDVATIRARKRGWLEGIF, from the coding sequence ATGAATCATCATCGTTCGAAATCGCGACTCGCAACCACGAGCGTGCTGCTGGTCGCCGCCCTGGGCTTGGGCGCTTGCGCCGACACGCGCAAAGCCATCGGTTGGGACAAAGCCACGCCCGACGAGTTCCGCGTCGTCACGCGTGCCCCGTTGACGCTGCCGCCCGATTTCGGCCTGCGTCCGCCGGCGCCGGGTGCGGCACGCCCGCAGGAACAGTCGCCGCAGGACGCGGCCCGCGCCGCCATCTTCGGGCCCGAGCGCGGCACCGCGACGTCGGCGTCCACCGCCAATTCGGCGCTCAGCGCCAGCGAGCAAGCGTTGCTGAACCGCACCGGCGGCGACCGCGCCGAGGCTTCCATCCGCGAGACGATCGAGCGCGAAGCCCAGAGCCTTGCCGAGGCCGACCAGACCTTCGTCGATCGTCTCGTCTTCTGGCAGACGACGCCTTCGGCCTCCAGTGCCACCGTCGATCCGGCGCGCGAGGCTCAGCGCCTGCGCGAGGCGCAAGCCACGGGCCGCAGCGCCAACGACGGCGACGTCGCGACCATCCGTGCCCGCAAGCGCGGCTGGCTCGAAGGGATCTTCTAA
- the lspA gene encoding signal peptidase II — protein sequence MTQQARLKRGLIVAGIVLVLDQAVKYAMLQYLIYGFRPSVEVLPFFNLVVVWNYGISFGMFNTGSSASAYLFAGLALAIVAGLLWWLRNAENGTVVLALGLVTGGAIGNVVDRFRFGAVFDFFDFHLFGYHWPAFNIADAGITIGVACLFYDAFFGRQNVLDSKS from the coding sequence ATGACCCAGCAAGCACGGCTCAAGCGCGGGCTCATTGTGGCCGGCATCGTTCTGGTGCTCGACCAGGCGGTCAAATACGCGATGCTGCAATATCTGATCTACGGCTTCCGGCCGTCGGTCGAGGTGCTGCCGTTTTTCAATCTCGTCGTCGTGTGGAACTACGGCATCAGCTTCGGCATGTTCAACACGGGCTCGTCGGCCTCGGCCTATCTGTTTGCAGGCCTAGCACTTGCGATCGTGGCAGGCTTGCTGTGGTGGCTGCGCAATGCCGAGAACGGCACGGTCGTGCTGGCGCTGGGGCTCGTCACCGGCGGGGCGATCGGCAATGTCGTCGACCGATTCCGCTTCGGCGCCGTGTTCGACTTCTTCGATTTCCACCTGTTTGGGTATCACTGGCCCGCTTTCAACATCGCCGATGCGGGAATTACTATCGGCGTTGCTTGCCTGTTCTATGACGCTTTCTTTGGGCGTCAAAATGTACTAGACTCTAAGTCATGA
- the ileS gene encoding isoleucine--tRNA ligase — MSAPQNPASDFKATVFLPQTAFPMRGDLPKREPDTLAAWETGDLYRQLRKAAKGREKFVLHDGPPYANGHLHIGHALNKILKDVVVRTQQMSGKDADYVPGWDCHGLPIEWKIEEEYRAKGKDKDAVDIVEFRRECRDFAAKWIEIQKAEFKRLGIAGDWANPYSTMSYKAEAQIAREIAKFAMNGGLFRGSKPVMWSVVEKTALAEAEIEYHEHKSATIHLAFPIVAPKNPRHAGASIVIWTTTPWTIPGNRAIAAGAEIEYDLVTVKSVHADSKVKVGARYLVAKALATEFVEAAKIAEIDVSLDDRATGAELAGTVCAHPLRGIEGGEGYYDFDVRVFTGDFVTTEAGTGFVHIAPGHGEDDYELGLKNGVEVPQTVSADGSYYPHVALFAGKRVFTQHGKSGDANKSVIAVLEATGNLVATGTLLHSYPHSWRSKAPLLFRNTPQWFISMAANDLRAKALAAIEATRWVPASGKNRIKAMIEQRPDWCISRQRAWGVPIAVFVDKKSGQLLRDEVVFKRIADAFEAEGADAWYASPPSRFLGPAYDSDAYEQIRDVVDVWFDSGSSHAYTLEPPASETGWDLKWPASLYLEGSDQHRGWFHSSLLEACGTRGRAPYEAVLTHGFVLDEQGRKMSKSLGNVTAPQQVIEQYGADILRLWVVASDYSEDLRIGPEILKQQAETYRRLRNTLRYLMGALDGYDADAEAVAPADMPELERYVLHRVASLDALLAEAVAGFGFTAFYVELHNFCAVDLSAFYFDIRKDALYCDAKNSLRRRAARTLMAILFDRLATWLAPVLVFTAEEAWRMRHGEAAGSVHLQAFAKQDPAWIDAGLAEKWAKLRDLRRTVTGALEVARAQKKIGSSLQAAPVVHVGDAAVVQELSADAWNELFIVSGHRFAADAAPADAFMLPDRPGVAVVVATADGQKCERCWKVLAEVGTKRAGLCVRCADAVAA; from the coding sequence ATGTCCGCTCCGCAAAATCCCGCTTCTGATTTCAAAGCGACCGTCTTCCTGCCGCAGACCGCGTTTCCGATGCGCGGCGATCTGCCCAAGCGCGAGCCCGATACGCTCGCCGCGTGGGAAACGGGCGACCTCTATCGCCAGCTGCGCAAGGCTGCGAAGGGCCGCGAGAAATTCGTGTTGCATGACGGCCCGCCCTACGCCAACGGGCATCTGCATATCGGCCACGCGCTCAACAAAATCCTCAAAGACGTGGTCGTGCGCACGCAGCAAATGTCGGGCAAAGACGCCGACTACGTGCCGGGTTGGGACTGCCACGGCCTGCCGATCGAATGGAAGATCGAAGAAGAGTACCGCGCCAAGGGCAAAGACAAAGACGCGGTCGACATCGTCGAGTTCCGCCGCGAATGCCGCGACTTTGCCGCCAAATGGATCGAAATCCAGAAGGCGGAATTCAAACGCCTCGGCATTGCGGGCGACTGGGCCAATCCTTATTCGACCATGTCCTACAAGGCCGAAGCGCAGATCGCGCGCGAGATCGCCAAATTCGCAATGAATGGCGGGCTGTTTCGCGGCTCGAAGCCCGTGATGTGGTCGGTCGTCGAGAAGACGGCGTTGGCCGAAGCCGAGATCGAGTACCACGAACATAAATCGGCAACGATCCATCTGGCGTTCCCGATCGTGGCCCCGAAGAACCCGCGCCATGCCGGTGCGTCGATCGTGATCTGGACGACCACGCCCTGGACGATCCCCGGTAACCGCGCGATCGCGGCGGGCGCCGAGATCGAGTACGACCTCGTCACCGTCAAATCCGTGCATGCGGATTCGAAGGTGAAAGTGGGCGCGCGCTATCTCGTGGCCAAAGCGCTGGCAACCGAGTTCGTCGAAGCCGCTAAAATCGCCGAGATCGACGTGTCACTCGACGACCGCGCCACGGGTGCCGAACTCGCCGGTACCGTCTGCGCGCATCCGTTGCGCGGGATCGAAGGCGGCGAGGGTTACTACGATTTCGACGTGCGCGTTTTCACGGGCGATTTCGTGACGACCGAGGCCGGGACGGGCTTCGTGCATATTGCCCCCGGCCACGGCGAGGACGATTACGAGCTCGGCCTCAAGAACGGCGTGGAAGTGCCCCAGACCGTTTCGGCCGACGGCAGCTACTATCCCCACGTGGCCCTGTTCGCGGGCAAGCGCGTGTTCACGCAACACGGCAAATCGGGCGACGCCAACAAGAGCGTGATCGCCGTTCTCGAAGCCACGGGCAATCTCGTGGCGACGGGCACCTTGCTGCATTCCTATCCGCATTCTTGGCGCTCGAAAGCGCCCTTGCTGTTCCGCAACACGCCGCAATGGTTCATCTCGATGGCGGCCAACGATCTGCGCGCCAAAGCGCTTGCGGCCATCGAAGCCACGCGCTGGGTCCCGGCATCCGGCAAGAACCGCATCAAGGCAATGATCGAGCAGCGCCCGGATTGGTGCATTTCGCGCCAGCGCGCCTGGGGTGTGCCCATTGCCGTGTTCGTCGACAAAAAATCGGGCCAATTGCTGCGCGACGAAGTGGTGTTCAAACGCATCGCCGACGCGTTCGAAGCCGAAGGGGCGGATGCGTGGTACGCCTCGCCGCCGTCGCGCTTTCTGGGTCCGGCTTACGATTCCGACGCGTACGAGCAGATCCGCGACGTTGTCGATGTCTGGTTCGACAGCGGCTCGAGCCATGCCTACACGCTGGAACCGCCCGCATCCGAAACCGGCTGGGATCTCAAATGGCCGGCCTCGCTCTATCTCGAAGGCTCGGACCAGCATCGCGGCTGGTTCCATTCCTCGCTGCTCGAAGCCTGCGGCACGCGCGGGCGTGCACCCTACGAGGCCGTGCTCACGCACGGTTTCGTGCTCGACGAGCAGGGCCGCAAAATGTCGAAGTCGCTCGGCAACGTCACGGCCCCGCAGCAGGTCATCGAACAGTACGGGGCGGACATTCTGCGCCTGTGGGTCGTCGCGTCCGACTATTCGGAAGATCTGCGCATCGGCCCTGAAATCCTGAAGCAGCAGGCCGAAACCTACCGGCGCCTGCGCAACACGCTGCGCTATCTGATGGGCGCTCTCGACGGCTACGATGCGGACGCCGAGGCCGTCGCGCCCGCCGACATGCCCGAGCTCGAGCGCTATGTGCTGCACCGCGTTGCAAGCCTCGATGCGCTGTTGGCCGAAGCGGTGGCGGGATTCGGCTTCACCGCGTTCTACGTCGAGCTCCACAATTTTTGTGCAGTCGATCTGTCGGCTTTCTATTTCGACATCCGCAAGGACGCGCTCTATTGCGACGCGAAGAATTCTTTGCGCCGCCGTGCGGCACGCACGCTGATGGCGATCCTGTTCGACCGGCTCGCGACTTGGCTTGCACCCGTGCTTGTGTTCACGGCCGAGGAAGCCTGGCGCATGCGCCATGGCGAGGCGGCGGGTTCGGTACATCTGCAGGCTTTCGCCAAGCAAGATCCAGCGTGGATCGATGCGGGCCTGGCCGAGAAGTGGGCGAAGCTGCGCGATCTGCGTCGCACGGTCACGGGGGCCCTTGAAGTCGCGCGCGCGCAGAAGAAAATCGGCTCGTCGCTGCAGGCCGCCCCGGTCGTGCATGTGGGCGATGCGGCCGTGGTGCAGGAGCTTTCGGCCGATGCGTGGAACGAATTGTTCATCGTTTCGGGCCATCGTTTCGCGGCCGATGCGGCCCCAGCCGATGCGTTCATGCTGCCCGACCGGCCCGGTGTGGCGGTCGTCGTCGCAACCGCCGACGGCCAGAAATGCGAGCGCTGCTGGAAAGTGCTGGCGGAGGTCGGTACCAAGCGTGCGGGCCTGTGCGTGCGCTGCGCCGATGCGGTGGCCGCATGA
- the pheT gene encoding phenylalanine--tRNA ligase subunit beta, protein MKFTLSWLKTHLDTTASLKEIADKLTAIGLELEGIADRGAALAPFKVAYVVEAKPHPDADRLRVCQVDTGAGIVQVVCGAPNARTGMKGVFAPAGSTVPGTGLLLKAGQIRGQASNGMLVSMREMGLGEDHDGIIEMPADAPVGVPFASLLGFDDPVIEIAITPNHADSLGVRGIARDLAAAGLGTLKPMPIAPVASTYKSPAGVTLALNEPGHCPFFVGRHFRGLKNGPSPKWLADRLLAVGLRPISTLVDITNFFTLDVNRPLHVFDAGKLKGGLTLVAAKGGETIAALNGKSYTMAGGETLICDESGPVSLGGLMGGSRTGCDAGTTEMFLEIALFDPIRVAMTGRHHQIQSDARYRFERGLDPAYVMDGMEAATRMVLDLCGGEASEPVVAGAVPAWARRYSLRAGRVASLGGLDVPQARQAEILTRLGFDVRQAGADLDVAPPGWRADVHGEADLVEEVLRIEGYDAIPANKLPRDGAMPPLALSAGQRRVRDAKRVLAGLGLTEAVTFSFMHATQAAFFGGTNPALALANPISADLDYMRPSIVPNLANAAKRNADRGWPDAALFEVGPIFLGPGETEQRMVATSVRGGQMLGRHWGQTARAVDALDAKADALALLAQLGLSVENVAVAREAPGWYHPGRSGVLKLGPKTVLAQFGELHPQALKALDIDFPIVACEVFLDALPAPKAKAGRQRAPLKLAALQPVERDFAFVVDESVAADAILRAVRGADKALVAGASVFDVYRGKGIDAGKKSVAIAVRYQPVERTLVEADLEALAAKIIAAVAKATGASLRG, encoded by the coding sequence ATGAAATTCACGCTCTCCTGGCTCAAAACCCATCTCGACACGACGGCCTCGCTCAAGGAAATCGCGGACAAGCTCACCGCCATCGGCCTCGAGCTCGAAGGCATCGCCGACCGCGGTGCGGCGTTGGCGCCGTTCAAAGTGGCCTACGTCGTCGAAGCCAAACCGCATCCCGACGCGGATCGTTTGCGCGTCTGCCAGGTCGATACGGGCGCCGGCATCGTGCAGGTCGTGTGCGGCGCACCCAATGCGCGCACCGGCATGAAGGGCGTGTTCGCCCCCGCAGGCTCCACCGTGCCGGGCACGGGCTTGCTCTTGAAGGCGGGCCAAATTCGCGGCCAAGCATCGAACGGCATGCTCGTATCGATGCGCGAAATGGGTTTGGGCGAAGACCATGACGGCATCATCGAAATGCCGGCGGACGCGCCCGTCGGCGTGCCGTTCGCAAGCCTGCTCGGCTTCGACGATCCGGTCATCGAAATCGCGATCACGCCGAACCACGCCGACAGTCTCGGCGTGCGCGGCATTGCGCGCGATCTCGCCGCCGCCGGTCTCGGCACGCTGAAGCCGATGCCGATCGCACCCGTTGCAAGCACCTACAAAAGCCCGGCCGGCGTGACGCTCGCGCTCAATGAACCAGGCCATTGCCCGTTCTTCGTGGGTCGCCATTTCCGCGGCCTCAAGAACGGCCCGTCGCCCAAATGGCTCGCCGACCGGCTGCTCGCCGTGGGCTTGCGCCCGATCTCGACACTCGTCGATATCACGAACTTCTTCACGCTCGACGTGAACCGACCCTTGCACGTGTTCGACGCGGGCAAGCTCAAAGGCGGGCTCACGCTCGTCGCCGCCAAAGGCGGCGAGACCATCGCCGCCCTCAACGGCAAGAGCTACACGATGGCGGGCGGCGAGACGCTGATCTGCGACGAAAGCGGTCCCGTTTCGCTCGGTGGTCTCATGGGCGGTTCGAGGACGGGCTGCGACGCGGGCACGACCGAGATGTTCCTCGAGATCGCGCTGTTCGATCCGATCCGCGTCGCCATGACCGGGCGCCATCACCAAATCCAGTCCGACGCGCGCTACCGTTTCGAGCGCGGCCTCGATCCCGCCTACGTGATGGACGGCATGGAAGCCGCCACGCGCATGGTGCTCGATCTCTGCGGCGGCGAAGCCTCCGAACCGGTGGTTGCGGGTGCGGTTCCGGCCTGGGCGCGGCGCTATAGCTTGCGCGCCGGGCGCGTTGCCAGCCTCGGCGGCCTCGACGTGCCGCAGGCACGCCAAGCGGAGATCCTCACGCGTCTCGGCTTCGACGTGCGCCAAGCAGGCGCCGATCTCGACGTCGCCCCGCCGGGCTGGCGTGCGGACGTGCATGGCGAGGCCGATCTCGTCGAAGAGGTGCTGCGCATCGAAGGCTACGATGCGATCCCGGCCAACAAATTGCCGCGCGACGGTGCGATGCCGCCTCTGGCGCTCAGCGCCGGCCAGCGCCGCGTGCGCGATGCCAAGCGCGTGCTGGCAGGCTTGGGCCTCACCGAGGCGGTCACGTTCTCGTTCATGCACGCCACCCAAGCCGCGTTTTTCGGCGGCACAAATCCGGCGTTGGCCTTGGCCAATCCGATAAGCGCCGATCTCGATTACATGCGCCCCTCGATCGTGCCCAATCTTGCCAATGCGGCAAAGCGCAACGCCGATCGCGGTTGGCCGGATGCGGCCTTGTTCGAAGTCGGCCCGATCTTCCTGGGTCCCGGCGAAACTGAACAGCGCATGGTTGCAACTTCTGTGCGCGGCGGCCAGATGCTAGGTCGCCATTGGGGCCAAACGGCGCGTGCCGTCGATGCGCTCGACGCCAAAGCCGATGCGCTTGCGCTGTTGGCCCAGCTCGGCCTGTCGGTCGAGAACGTTGCGGTCGCGCGCGAGGCGCCGGGCTGGTACCACCCCGGCCGTTCGGGTGTGCTGAAGCTCGGCCCCAAAACCGTGCTGGCCCAGTTTGGCGAGCTGCATCCGCAAGCGCTCAAGGCGCTCGACATCGATTTCCCGATCGTCGCCTGCGAAGTGTTCTTGGACGCGTTGCCCGCACCCAAAGCCAAAGCCGGGCGCCAGCGTGCACCCTTGAAGCTCGCAGCCCTGCAGCCCGTCGAGCGCGACTTCGCGTTTGTCGTGGACGAGAGCGTTGCGGCCGATGCGATCCTGCGCGCTGTGCGCGGGGCGGACAAAGCGCTCGTCGCCGGGGCAAGCGTGTTCGACGTCTATCGCGGCAAGGGCATCGATGCCGGCAAGAAGTCGGTCGCGATCGCCGTGCGCTACCAGCCGGTCGAACGCACGTTGGTCGAAGCCGATCTCGAAGCGCTCGCTGCCAAAATCATCGCTGCTGTCGCCAAAGCGACGGGTGCGAGCCTGCGCGGCTGA